One window from the genome of Streptomyces sp. NBC_00287 encodes:
- a CDS encoding flavoprotein — translation MSEPNTPKPFLYVVVCACGIAGDVGKLITAAQERHWDVGIVATAQGLGFLDAEAIQAQTGYPIRSAWRTPGEARPLPPADAIAVAPATFNTINKWAAGISDTLALGILCEAYGMNIPTAVLPYLNSAQAAHPAYHRSLNHLREMGVLIGSYEPHRPKTGGGADRFHWHEALDLLDPHLAPRP, via the coding sequence GTGAGTGAGCCGAACACCCCGAAGCCCTTCCTGTACGTCGTCGTCTGCGCGTGCGGCATCGCTGGCGACGTCGGCAAACTGATCACCGCAGCGCAGGAACGCCACTGGGACGTCGGGATCGTCGCCACCGCGCAGGGCCTGGGCTTCCTCGACGCAGAAGCGATCCAGGCACAGACCGGCTACCCGATCCGCTCCGCCTGGCGCACCCCCGGCGAAGCCCGCCCCCTGCCGCCCGCCGACGCCATCGCCGTCGCACCTGCCACCTTCAACACGATCAACAAATGGGCCGCCGGGATCAGCGACACCCTCGCCCTGGGCATCCTGTGCGAGGCATACGGCATGAACATCCCCACCGCCGTCCTGCCCTACCTCAACTCCGCCCAGGCCGCCCACCCCGCCTACCACCGCAGCCTCAACCACCTACGCGAAATGGGCGTACTCATCGGTTCCTACGAACCCCACCGGCCCAAAACCGGCGGCGGCGCCGACCGCTTCCACTGGCACGAAGCCCTGGATCTATTGGACCCACACCTCGCACCTCGCCCATAA